Proteins encoded by one window of Cloeon dipterum chromosome 4, ieCloDipt1.1, whole genome shotgun sequence:
- the LOC135944669 gene encoding uncharacterized protein LOC135944669 translates to MSAINETSVCLTAASEEMLLNKITARSYSGFLLNKVQVKAVAKKVLVDAYEGHANKREVQQQLKVTDEWFIYFTDKYPSVKENLVSGKHGKSSQEKSICTQEEAIRWHGNLQKHIQTSFEEELDADRVFLATVDSFLFRDRIGKYVLQGMRGVDDFNHIKRGRPHENLSSITTFSAAGRLVPVMLTFKSNRVSPLFKDSLPKEWSIETNASGWVDTNSLIFFMNKFIYWLGKNKVKLPVVFILISENLYMHIDVTEFCEKNGIILCCLPKNIYDTLVPEDNDVNVVSKIRENLKSLDAVTRLNFSGHYSGILEGIPKSTFKETFSRCGLFPLGADTLDFSRCDADLQRELTPAEQSLDDLEKVLPQKTLLQFQNNYPYGIWLNHSLNSSLFNAWLKLKQKARGVSKKDIDDVYDEEFTDEIAEYMEVDAGPHPPTPEPDTSAAIADEQPDLLSSQHEHTIHISESDVAVASIQHLNSDNMHDTIAIALANMGDLDFVKTEKRMADENDSPVPLKITRCSTPMCETNAEGLGVITSLMQNNTTQVKCHSPSMPMNPNMPRTACKIISAELAEASVDRRVAAGVSMKAKLPASVLEKLKSNATPNSSRKKR, encoded by the exons ATGTCAGCCATCAACGAAACGAGCGTCTGCCTGACGGCTGCATCAGAAGAAATGCTGCTAAACAAAATCACTGCTCGGAGCTACAGCGGCTTTCTTCTTAACAAAGTCCAAGTGAAGGCTGTGGCCAAAAAGGTGCTGGTGGATGCGTACGAGGGGCACGCAAACAAGCGCGAGGTGCAGCAACAGTTGAAGGTCACCGATGAATGGTTTATCTACTTTACCGACAAATATCCTTCGGTCAAAGAGAATCTGGTTAGTGGCAAGCATGGCAAGTCGAGTCAGGAGAAAAGCATTTGCACTCAAGAAGAAGCCATACGGTGGCACGGAAACCTTCAGAAGCACATTCAGACGTCGTTTGAGGAAGAATTGGACGCTGACAGAGTGTTCCTTGCAACTGTGGACAGCTTTTTGTTCAGGGACCGAATTGGGAAATATGTTCTGCAAGGCATGAGAGGTGTCGATGACTTCAATCACATCAAGAGAGGCAGACCGCACGAGAATCTTTCGAGCATCACGACTTTTAGTGCTGCAGGAAGGCTGGTCCCAGTGATGCTAACCTTTAAATCCAACAGAGTGTCTCCTCTCTTCAAAGACAGTCTTCCAAAGGAATG GAGTATTGAAACAAACGCAAGTGGCTGGGTAGACACAAACTCATTGATATTCTTCatgaacaaatttatataCTGGCTCGGCAAAAACAAAGTTAAACTCCCAGTGGTGTTTATACTGATCTCAGAAAACCTCTACATGCACATAGACGTGACCGAGTTTTGTGAGAAGAACGGAATCATCCTGTGCTGCCTCCCGAAGAACATCTACGACACTCTCGTTCCAGAAGACAATGATGTCAATGTTGTGTCCAAAATCAGAGAAAACTTGAAATCGCTTGACGCGGTGACAAGACTGAATTTCTCAGGCCATTATTCAGGCATCCTTGAGGGCATTCCCAAGTCGACGTTCAAGGAAACATTTTCGCGATGCGGCTTGTTTCCCTTGGGGGCAGACACGCTGGATTTTTCAAGATGCGACGCTGACTTGCAAAGAGAATTAACGCCAGCTGAACAGTCTTTGGATGATTTGGAGAAGGTCCTGCCTCAGAAGACCCTCTTGCAGTTCCAAAATAACTACCCTTACGGAATCTGGCTGAACCACAGTCTGAATTCTTCACTCTTCAACGCTTGGCTCAAGCTGAAGCAGAAAGCCAGAGGGGTCAGCAAAAAGGATATTGATGACgtg TATGACGAAGAGTTCACAGACGAAATAGCAGAGTACATGGAGGTGGACGCTGGTCCGCATCCTCCAACTCCAGAACCTGACACGTCTGCCGCGATCGCAGACGAGCAGCCTGACTTGCTTTCCTCACAGCATGAACATACGATCCACATCTCTGAGTCAGATGTCGCCGTCGCTTCGATCCAGCACCTGAACAGTGACAACATGCACGACACAATCGCCATCGCGCTAGCCAACATGGGAGACTTGGACTTTGTCAAGACGGAAAAGAGGATGGCCGACGAGAACGACTCACCGGTGCCGTTGAAAATCACCAGGTGCTCTACGCCTATGTGCGAGACCAACGCGGAGGGCTTGGGCGTCATCACCAGCTTGATGCAGAACAACACCACCCAGGTGAAATGCCACTCCCCGTCCATGCCGATGAACCCCAACATGCCGAGGACAGCGTGCAAAATCATAAGTGCCGAACTAGCGGAAGCCAGTGTGGACAGGCGAGTCGCGGCAGGAGTCAGCATGAAGGCTAAGCTGCCAGCGTCTGTGCTGGAAAAGTTGAAAAGCAACGCAACCCCAAACAGTTCCAGGAAGAAGAGATAG
- the LOC135944675 gene encoding aquaporin AQPAe.a-like isoform X1, with the protein MSWIKERLGWSEVVAKGRRAIWRPLLAEFIGNMFLNLLGCASVVVLNETGSSSNLLISLTFGLVLASVVQVVCHVSGGHINPAVTIAMMVTSNITIIKGVLYIVVQCLGSVVGSAILRALTPVNLGGNLGMTTVHHMLDPLQGFGMEFFLGFLLLFVIFAVCDPHRDDVKGSAPLAIGLAVAACHFSAINYTGSSINPARTFGSAVVSGIWDNQWVYWLGPILGGIAAALIYKHCLAAPAPTSRSQGDTDYSPVRVEEKEMKSLTKDDNAA; encoded by the exons ATGTCGTGGATAAAGGAACGCCTGGGATGGTCTGAGGTGGTGGCCAAGGGTCGCCGCGCTATCTGGAGGCCCCTGCTGGCCGAGTTCATCGGCAACATGTTCCTCAACTTGCTCGGCTGCGCCTCCGTGGTCGTGCTCAACGAGACCGGCTCCTCAAGTAACCTGCTGATCTCTCTCACCTTCGGTCTCGTGCTCGCCTCAGTCGTTCAG GTGGTGTGCCATGTGAGCGGAGGCCACATCAACCCTGCCGTGACCATCGCCATGATGGTGACCAGCAACATCACCATCATCAAGGGTGTGCTCTACATCGTCGTCCAGTGTCTTGGCTCCGTCGTCGGATCCGCCATCCTCAGG GCGCTGACCCCCGTCAACCTGGGAGGCAACCTTGGCATGACCACCGTGCACCACATGTTGGACCCCCTGCAGGGCTTCGGCATGGAATTCTTCCTCGGCTTCCTGCTGCTCTTCGTCATCTTTGCAGTGTGCGATCCCCACCGCGACGACGTCAAGGGATCAGCTCCCCTCGCCATCGGTCTTGCGGTCGCCGCGTGCCACTTCTCTGCC ATCAACTACACTGGCTCCAGCATCAACCCTGCCCGTACCTTCGGCTCTGCTGTGGTCTCTGGCATCTGGGATAACCAATGG GTGTACTGGTTGGGCCCCATCCTGGGAGGCATCGCCGCCGCTCTCATCTACAAGCACTGCCTGGCGGCTCCTGCCCCGACCAGCCGCAGCCAAGGAGACACCGACTACAGCCCAGTCAGAGTTGAGGAGAAAGAG atgaAGAGTCTCACCAAGGATGATAATGCTGCATAA
- the LOC135944675 gene encoding aquaporin AQPAe.a-like isoform X2, giving the protein MSWIKERLGWSEVVAKGRRAIWRPLLAEFIGNMFLNLLGCASVVVLNETGSSSNLLISLTFGLVLASVVQVVCHVSGGHINPAVTIAMMVTSNITIIKGVLYIVVQCLGSVVGSAILRALTPVNLGGNLGMTTVHHMLDPLQGFGMEFFLGFLLLFVIFAVCDPHRDDVKGSAPLAIGLAVAACHFSAINYTGSSINPARTFGSAVVSGIWDNQWVYWLGPILGGIAAALIYKHCLAAPAPTSRSQGDTDYSPVRVEEKEDDETKFMAAVVEPEVTKVHVPLQCRIQNNFILAIY; this is encoded by the exons ATGTCGTGGATAAAGGAACGCCTGGGATGGTCTGAGGTGGTGGCCAAGGGTCGCCGCGCTATCTGGAGGCCCCTGCTGGCCGAGTTCATCGGCAACATGTTCCTCAACTTGCTCGGCTGCGCCTCCGTGGTCGTGCTCAACGAGACCGGCTCCTCAAGTAACCTGCTGATCTCTCTCACCTTCGGTCTCGTGCTCGCCTCAGTCGTTCAG GTGGTGTGCCATGTGAGCGGAGGCCACATCAACCCTGCCGTGACCATCGCCATGATGGTGACCAGCAACATCACCATCATCAAGGGTGTGCTCTACATCGTCGTCCAGTGTCTTGGCTCCGTCGTCGGATCCGCCATCCTCAGG GCGCTGACCCCCGTCAACCTGGGAGGCAACCTTGGCATGACCACCGTGCACCACATGTTGGACCCCCTGCAGGGCTTCGGCATGGAATTCTTCCTCGGCTTCCTGCTGCTCTTCGTCATCTTTGCAGTGTGCGATCCCCACCGCGACGACGTCAAGGGATCAGCTCCCCTCGCCATCGGTCTTGCGGTCGCCGCGTGCCACTTCTCTGCC ATCAACTACACTGGCTCCAGCATCAACCCTGCCCGTACCTTCGGCTCTGCTGTGGTCTCTGGCATCTGGGATAACCAATGG GTGTACTGGTTGGGCCCCATCCTGGGAGGCATCGCCGCCGCTCTCATCTACAAGCACTGCCTGGCGGCTCCTGCCCCGACCAGCCGCAGCCAAGGAGACACCGACTACAGCCCAGTCAGAGTTGAGGAGAAAGAG GACGACGAAACTAAATTTATGGCTGCCGTCGTCGAGCCTGAAGTTACCAAAGTGCATGTTCCGCTGCAGTGTAGGattcagaataattttatcttggcaatttattaa